The Trichosurus vulpecula isolate mTriVul1 chromosome 4, mTriVul1.pri, whole genome shotgun sequence genome contains a region encoding:
- the SERTAD4 gene encoding SERTA domain-containing protein 4, translating into MTLVLSMNRFCDPIVSEGAAEIAEYQTLWESDCYSHSSPSGPLQTPPQGDRGACHSLAGSHYRGISNPITTSKITYFKRKYVEEEDFHPPLSSCNHKTISIFEERAHILYMSLEKLKFIDDPEVYLRRSVLINNLMKRIHGEIIMQNNWCFSACSFSGASAQEWFMAQDCPYRKRIRMTKEDCEKFHACCFYQECGSHYLNLPFSVSAHGENSSASPSSSSSSSSSSTPMSLPSCSHQVDYGISSAPLYRSDDQIPANEIFITNARSPGIQEKAKLNDEKAGNETERDGLTLSREPMRGDHALECKGKFYDYFETGCNEKSNVSESWKKSLRKKESLPSNKLCCSKGSKI; encoded by the exons ATGACTCTGGTTCTGTCCATGAatagattctgtgatcctattgtTTCGGAAGGAGCTGCCGAAATTGCTGAGTACCAGACACTATGGGAATCCGACTGCTACAGCCACTCCAGTCCCTCAGGTCCTCTCCAGACTCCCCCCCAGGGGGACAGAGGGGCTTGCCACTCTCTGGCAG GATCACATTACAGGGGAATTTCAAATCCTATCACAACGTCCAAGATCACATACTTTAAGAGGAAGTATGTGGAAGAAGAGGATTTTCACCCACCACTCAGCAGCTGTAACCATAaa ACCATCTCCATTTTTGAAGAACGAGCTCACATCCTTTACATGTCCTTAGAAAAGCTAAAGTTTATTGATGACCCTGAAGTATATCTCCGAAGATCTGTGCTTATAAATAACTTAATGAAAAGGATCCATGGAGAAATTATCATGCAGAATAACTGGTGCTTTTCTGCCTGCTCATTTAGCGGAGCCTCCGCCCAGGAGTGGTTCATGGCTCAAGACTGTCCTTACCGAAAACGCATCCGGATGACAAAAGAGGACTGTGAGAAGTTTCATGCCTGTTGCTTCTACCAAGAATGTGGCAGTCACTACCTAAATTTACCCTTCTCTGTTAGTGCTCATGGGGAAAATTCTTCTGCCtcaccctcttcttcctcttcctcttcctcctcttctaccCCTATGTCTTTGCCAAGTTGTTCCCACCAGGTGGATTATGGCATAAGCAGTGCACCTCTTTACAGAAGTGATGACCAGATACCTGCCAATGAAATATTCATTACTAATGCCAGGTCTCCTGGCATTCAGGAAAAGGCCAAATTAAATGATGAGAAAGCAGGTAATGAAACTGAGAGAGATGGCCTAACCCTAAGTCGGGAACCTATGAGAGGCGACCATGCTCTTGAATGTAAAGGcaaattttatgattattttgAGACTGGGTGTAATGAAAAAAGCAATGTAAGTGAATCTTGGaaaaaatccttaaggaaaaagGAATCTTTACCAAGTAATAAACTGTGCTGCAGCAAAGGAAGTAAAATATGA